In Thunnus thynnus chromosome 20, fThuThy2.1, whole genome shotgun sequence, a single window of DNA contains:
- the rhbdf1b gene encoding inactive rhomboid protein 1 isoform X5 produces MTQTLIPSWSTLDRGTADWFGVSKDSDSTQRWRRKSLQHCSQLYGGLKAQVMREMELHSQDNLSLASTETPPPLYLPPHHLSHHHYGMQRIVDPLARGRAFRMVEEVDGFSVPQTPITPGTASLCSFSSSRSALNRLPRRRKRESVAVMSLKAAAALMKGRTFGESSTGRCRKRSFMPPSFFEDDTVDFPDDLDTSFFTREGLQDELSSYADEVFETPSEAALQHLDESELTGSALDKNELEKSHLMLPLERGWRKAKDGSLVQPKVRLKQEVVSVNSHQQRGQRIVVPVKKLFAREKRPYGLGMVGRLTNRTYRKRIDSFVKRQIEDMDDHRPFFTYWITFVHLLITILAVTIYGIAPVGFSQHETVDSVLRNKGVYENVKFVQQQNFWVGPSSESLIHLGAKFSPCMRQDREIHQLIQEKRDRERESGCCVRNDRSGCLQTLQEDCSSTLAVWVKWPQHPSAPLLNGNLRQHGSVCHQDPRICLEPASVSPHEWPDDITKWPVCTRYNSGNHTNLPHIDCTITGRPCCIGTKGRCEITSREYCSFMHGYFHEEATLCSQVACMDDVCGLLPFLNPEIPDQFSRLWLSLFLHAGILHCLVSVLFQMTVLRDLEKLAGWLRISIIYMLSGITGNLASAIFLPYRAEVGPAGSQFGILACLFVELFQSWQILERPWRAFAKLLAISVFFFSFGLLPWIDNFAHISGFVSGFFLSFAFLPYISFGRSDMYRKRVQICVFLLVFLGLLATLAVLFYVYPVKCDWCEYLTCIPITDKFCEKYDLNAHLL; encoded by the exons ATGACCCAGACCTTGATCCCCTCCTGGAGCACTCTGGACAG GGGTACGGCAGACTGGTTCGGGGTGAGCAAGGACAGCGACAGCACCCAGcgatggaggaggaagagcctGCAGCACTGCAGCCAGCTGTACGGAGGTCTAAAGGCGCAGGTGATGAGGGAGATGGAGCTTCACAGCCAGGACAACCTCTCCCTGGCCAGCACTGAGACCCCTCCTCCCCTCTACCTCCCACCCCACCACCTCAGTCACCACCACTATGGCATGCAGAGG ATCGTAGACCCCCTGGCCCGGGGCCGTGCCTTCCGCATGGTGGAAGAGGTGGACGGCTTCAGTGTCCCGCAAACTCCCATCACGCCCGGCACCGCCTCCCTCTGCTCCTTTTCCAGCTCCCGCTCCGCCCTCAACCGGTTGCCACGGCGACGCAAACGGGAGTCTGTCGCAGTCATGAGTCTCAAGGCTGCAGCAGCACTTATGAAg GGCCGAACATTTGGCGAAAGCAGCACCGGGCGATGTCGCAAACGGAGTTTCATGCCTCCTAGTTTCTTTGAAGACGACACTGTGGACTTTCCTGATGATCTGGACACATCTTTCTTCACCAGA GAGGGCCTGCAGGATGAGTTGTCCAGCTATGCTGATGAGGTTTTCGAGACACCATCGGAGGCTGCCCTCCAACATCTGGATGAGAGCGAGCTCACAGGGAGTGCGCTGGATAAGAACGAACTGGAGAAGAGTCACCTCATGTT GCCGTTAGAGCGAGGGTGGCGGAAGGCAAAAGATGGCTCTCTGGTCCAACCGAAGGTGCgtctgaaacaggaagtggtgaGTGTCAACAGCCACCAGCAGCGTGGACAAAGGATTGTGGTTCCCGTTAAGAAGCTGTTTGCCCGCGAGAAACGGCCGTACGGGCTCGGCATGGTCGGCCGTCTCACAAACCGGACATACCGCAAGCGTATCGACAGCTTTGTCAAGAGGCAGATTGAGGACATGGATGACCACAG GCCTTTCTTTACCTACTGGATCACCTTTGTCCATTTGCTCATCACCATTCTGGCTGTCACCATCTACGGTATTGCTCCTGTGGGCTTCTCACAACATGAAACAGTCGACTCA GTGTTGAGGAACAAGGGagtatatgaaaatgtaaagtttgtgcAACAACAGAACTTCTGGGTGGGCCCAAGCTCA GAGTCACTGATCCACCTGGGTGCCAAGTTTTCCCCCTGCATGCGTCAAGACCGAGAGATCCATCAGCTGATCCAGGagaagagagatagagagagagagtctggaTGCTGTGTGAGGAACGATCGCTCCGGCTGCCTGCAGACTTTACAAGAAGACTGTTCG AGTACCCTGGCCGTGTGGGTGAAGTGGCCTCAGCACCCCAGTGCTCCCTTACTGAATGGTAATCTACGCCAGCATGGTTCAGTCTGCCATCAGGACCCCAG AATTTGTCTGGAGCCGGCCTCAGTTTCACCTCATGAGTggcctgatgacatcaccaagtggcca GTTTGTACAAGGTATAATTCTGGGAATCACACCAACCTTCCCCACATAGACTGCACCATCACAGGCCGGCCCTGCTGCATTGGAACCAAAGGACG ATGTGAAATCACTTCCAGAGAGTACTGTAGCTTTATGCACGGCTACTTCCACGAGGAGGCTACTCTTTGCTCACAG gtgGCTTGCATGGATGATGTGTGTGGTTTGCTGCCTTTCCTCAACCCGGAGATCCCAGACCAGTTCTCCCGACTCTggctgtctctctttcttcatgCTGG GATCCTGCACTGTCTGGTGTCGGTGTTGTTCCAGATGACGGTGCTGAGGGATCTGGAGAAGCTGGCCGGCTGGCTGCGAATTTCCATCATCTACATGCTGAGCGGCATCACTGGCAACTTGGCCTCAGCCATTTTCCTGCCCTACAGAGCCGAG GTGGGTCCCGCAGGAAGTCAGTTCGGCATCCTGGCCTGTCTGTTTGTGGAGCTATTTCAGAGCTGGCAGATCCTCGAGCGGCCGTGGCGGGCTTTTGCAAAGTTGCTGGCTATctcagtcttcttcttctcgttTGGTTTACTACCTTGGATTGACAACTTTGCCCACATCAGTGGTTTTGTATCAGgattcttcctctcttttgcCTTCCTGCCGTACATCAG cttcGGGCGTTCTGATATGTACCGGAAGAGGGTCCAgatctgtgtgtttctgctggTCTTTCTGGGTCTGCTCGCCACCCTGGCCGTCCTCTTCTATGTCTACCCTGTGAAGTGTGACTGGTGCGAGTACCTCACCTGCATCCCTATCACAGACAAGTTCTGTGAGAAGTACGACCTGAATGCACACCTCCTCTGA
- the rhbdf1b gene encoding inactive rhomboid protein 1 isoform X4, translating to MDEPGSRSSSLQRKKPPWLKLDIPTIQLTPDDTPTHTQPVKRLRSVSMPGENPQTCIAALETTNNYLRPPLERLPSITQSIKSEKRVRFERVNTVPPKGQRGPRRVSTVRRRSCIPKILTRRRSSIPEKIIRGTADWFGVSKDSDSTQRWRRKSLQHCSQLYGGLKAQVMREMELHSQDNLSLASTETPPPLYLPPHHLSHHHYGMQRGRTFGESSTGRCRKRSFMPPSFFEDDTVDFPDDLDTSFFTREGLQDELSSYADEVFETPSEAALQHLDESELTGSALDKNELEKSHLMLPLERGWRKAKDGSLVQPKVRLKQEVVSVNSHQQRGQRIVVPVKKLFAREKRPYGLGMVGRLTNRTYRKRIDSFVKRQIEDMDDHRPFFTYWITFVHLLITILAVTIYGIAPVGFSQHETVDSVLRNKGVYENVKFVQQQNFWVGPSSESLIHLGAKFSPCMRQDREIHQLIQEKRDRERESGCCVRNDRSGCLQTLQEDCSSTLAVWVKWPQHPSAPLLNGNLRQHGSVCHQDPRICLEPASVSPHEWPDDITKWPVCTRYNSGNHTNLPHIDCTITGRPCCIGTKGRCEITSREYCSFMHGYFHEEATLCSQVACMDDVCGLLPFLNPEIPDQFSRLWLSLFLHAGILHCLVSVLFQMTVLRDLEKLAGWLRISIIYMLSGITGNLASAIFLPYRAEVGPAGSQFGILACLFVELFQSWQILERPWRAFAKLLAISVFFFSFGLLPWIDNFAHISGFVSGFFLSFAFLPYISFGRSDMYRKRVQICVFLLVFLGLLATLAVLFYVYPVKCDWCEYLTCIPITDKFCEKYDLNAHLL from the exons ATGGATGAGCCgggcagcaggagcagcagcctgcagaggaagaagCCACCATGGCTCAAACTGGACATCCCCACCATCCAGCTGACGCCGGAcgacacgcccacacacacccag ccaGTAAAGCGCCTGCGCAGTGTCAGCATGCCAGGAGAAAACCCCCAGACCTGCATCGCTGCCTTGGAAACTACCAACAACTACCTCAGACCTCCTCTGGAGAGATTGCCCTCCATTACACAGTCCATCAAGAg TGAGAAAAGGGTGCGCTTTGAGCGAGTCAACACAGTTCCGCCAAAGGGCCAGAGGGGCCCCAGGAGGGTGTCAACCGTCCGACGGCGGTCCTGCATCCCCAAAATACTGACCCGACGGCGTTCATCTATACCTGAAAAGATCATCAG GGGTACGGCAGACTGGTTCGGGGTGAGCAAGGACAGCGACAGCACCCAGcgatggaggaggaagagcctGCAGCACTGCAGCCAGCTGTACGGAGGTCTAAAGGCGCAGGTGATGAGGGAGATGGAGCTTCACAGCCAGGACAACCTCTCCCTGGCCAGCACTGAGACCCCTCCTCCCCTCTACCTCCCACCCCACCACCTCAGTCACCACCACTATGGCATGCAGAGG GGCCGAACATTTGGCGAAAGCAGCACCGGGCGATGTCGCAAACGGAGTTTCATGCCTCCTAGTTTCTTTGAAGACGACACTGTGGACTTTCCTGATGATCTGGACACATCTTTCTTCACCAGA GAGGGCCTGCAGGATGAGTTGTCCAGCTATGCTGATGAGGTTTTCGAGACACCATCGGAGGCTGCCCTCCAACATCTGGATGAGAGCGAGCTCACAGGGAGTGCGCTGGATAAGAACGAACTGGAGAAGAGTCACCTCATGTT GCCGTTAGAGCGAGGGTGGCGGAAGGCAAAAGATGGCTCTCTGGTCCAACCGAAGGTGCgtctgaaacaggaagtggtgaGTGTCAACAGCCACCAGCAGCGTGGACAAAGGATTGTGGTTCCCGTTAAGAAGCTGTTTGCCCGCGAGAAACGGCCGTACGGGCTCGGCATGGTCGGCCGTCTCACAAACCGGACATACCGCAAGCGTATCGACAGCTTTGTCAAGAGGCAGATTGAGGACATGGATGACCACAG GCCTTTCTTTACCTACTGGATCACCTTTGTCCATTTGCTCATCACCATTCTGGCTGTCACCATCTACGGTATTGCTCCTGTGGGCTTCTCACAACATGAAACAGTCGACTCA GTGTTGAGGAACAAGGGagtatatgaaaatgtaaagtttgtgcAACAACAGAACTTCTGGGTGGGCCCAAGCTCA GAGTCACTGATCCACCTGGGTGCCAAGTTTTCCCCCTGCATGCGTCAAGACCGAGAGATCCATCAGCTGATCCAGGagaagagagatagagagagagagtctggaTGCTGTGTGAGGAACGATCGCTCCGGCTGCCTGCAGACTTTACAAGAAGACTGTTCG AGTACCCTGGCCGTGTGGGTGAAGTGGCCTCAGCACCCCAGTGCTCCCTTACTGAATGGTAATCTACGCCAGCATGGTTCAGTCTGCCATCAGGACCCCAG AATTTGTCTGGAGCCGGCCTCAGTTTCACCTCATGAGTggcctgatgacatcaccaagtggcca GTTTGTACAAGGTATAATTCTGGGAATCACACCAACCTTCCCCACATAGACTGCACCATCACAGGCCGGCCCTGCTGCATTGGAACCAAAGGACG ATGTGAAATCACTTCCAGAGAGTACTGTAGCTTTATGCACGGCTACTTCCACGAGGAGGCTACTCTTTGCTCACAG gtgGCTTGCATGGATGATGTGTGTGGTTTGCTGCCTTTCCTCAACCCGGAGATCCCAGACCAGTTCTCCCGACTCTggctgtctctctttcttcatgCTGG GATCCTGCACTGTCTGGTGTCGGTGTTGTTCCAGATGACGGTGCTGAGGGATCTGGAGAAGCTGGCCGGCTGGCTGCGAATTTCCATCATCTACATGCTGAGCGGCATCACTGGCAACTTGGCCTCAGCCATTTTCCTGCCCTACAGAGCCGAG GTGGGTCCCGCAGGAAGTCAGTTCGGCATCCTGGCCTGTCTGTTTGTGGAGCTATTTCAGAGCTGGCAGATCCTCGAGCGGCCGTGGCGGGCTTTTGCAAAGTTGCTGGCTATctcagtcttcttcttctcgttTGGTTTACTACCTTGGATTGACAACTTTGCCCACATCAGTGGTTTTGTATCAGgattcttcctctcttttgcCTTCCTGCCGTACATCAG cttcGGGCGTTCTGATATGTACCGGAAGAGGGTCCAgatctgtgtgtttctgctggTCTTTCTGGGTCTGCTCGCCACCCTGGCCGTCCTCTTCTATGTCTACCCTGTGAAGTGTGACTGGTGCGAGTACCTCACCTGCATCCCTATCACAGACAAGTTCTGTGAGAAGTACGACCTGAATGCACACCTCCTCTGA